TCGCCTCATCGACGACCTGCTCGACCTCACCCGCATCACCCGCGGTAAACTCAAGATCGATCGCCAGGACATCGACCTGCACACCGTGCTGCAGGACGCCCTCCGCATCGTGCGTTCTGAGTTCGCCGACAAGGGCGTCACGTGGCAGCTCGACCTGACCGACGCCTCGCTGCCCCTCCGCGGCGACGCCGTGCGCCTGCGTCAGGTGATTTGGAACGTGCTCAAAAACGCCGCCAAGTTCAGCCCGGATCAGGGCACCATTCACGTCTCCCTCCAGATCGTTGAGCCCGCCGCCCCCGAAACCGGACCGCAGGTCCAACTGATCATCACCGACGAAGGCATCGGTCTCACGCCCACCGAAGTAACATCGGTCTTCGACGCCTTCGCCCAAGGCGAGCACGTGAGCTCCTCCTCCCATCGTTTCGGCGGTCTGGGCCTCGGCCTCGCCATCTCCCGCACCTTGGTGGAAATGCACGACGGCTCGATCAGCGCCAGCAGCGAGGGTCGCGACCGCGGCGCCTCCTTCACCATCCGCCTGCCGCTCGTTCCAGCCACCGAACCTCCCATGCCGGTCAGCCCGACCGCGTCCCCCGCGCCATCTGCGACGCCCGCCGCCCCTACCGAAGCCGCGCCGTCCCCCACCCGGCCCTGCCGCATGCTGCTGGTCGAGGACCACGCCCCCACCCGCGCCACGATGGGTCGCTTACTCCGCCAACGCGGTCTAGAAATCATCGCCGTCGGCACCTACGCCGAGGCCCTCCAAGTCGAACAACACGGGCACATCGACGCCCTGCTCAGCGACATCGGCCTGCCCGATGGCGATGGCTCCTCCCTCCTCCCCGAACTGCGCCAACACTGGCCCGACCTTGTCGGCATCGCCCTCAGCGGCTACGGCATGGAGGAGGATATCAAACGATCCGAGCGCAACGGCTTCCTCCTCCACCTGACCAAGCCGATTGAAATCGATCAGCTCGACCGCGCCCTCCGCCGCCTGAAGGAACACCTCGGCTGCGATTCCGCCCCTTCTGCCTGATGTCCGCCCCCGCCCGCCTCGCCGATTTCACCTTCCTCCTCGTCGGCCCCCCCGACGCCACCACCCCGATTGCGGAGCAACTCACGCGCTGGGGCGCCGCCACCGCACGTATTCACTGTGCCAATACCGCCGCCGACCTCGCCGGAGTGCCGGTCGATCCCGATGCCTTTGTGCTCACCTCCGAGCCCGCCGCCTGCCTCGCGTTGAACGACCCGCCGTTGACGATCGGAGGCTGGGAGCTCGACCCGGAATCCATCGAGCTGCCCGCGCCTCATTTCCATCTCTCGGCCGCGCTACCCGCCGCGGCCGTGCTCGAGATCCTGCGCCTCGCCCGCCTCAACGCCGAACAACGCGGCCAGATGCAGTCGATCGCACGCCGACTCACGCACGATTTTATGACGCCCCTCGGCGCGGTCATCACCACCGCGGCCACCTTGCAGGACGAGTCCGTGCCCCTGCAGCCCGAGGACCGCGAGCTGGTCGACGCCATCGCCGTCTCGGGCGAGGAACTCAAACAACTGCTGGTGCGTATCGGCTTCCTGCTCAAAGCCGGTCTGCAACCGCTGGACCTCACCTCCGTCGACACGACCGACGCCATCTGGGAGCTCCGCGATCTCATCCAATCGCGCCTCGTCCGTGGCCAGGCTCACGCCCATTGGCCGATCGATGAAAAACTACCCGCCGTGCGCGGGGCCCAGCCCTGGATCGTGCGCATGCTGGAGGAACTCGTCGCCAACGCCGTGCAGCACAACCCGACGGGGGTGGAACTCACTCTCCGGGTGCAGGCCGACGACGATCACGTGCGCTTCAGCGTCTCCGACAATGGCACCGGTAATCGCATCGATCGAGAGCGCCTCTTCGTGCCGCTGCATCACCGCTCCTTCGTCAACGCCCGGGGCTGGGGCCTCACCATCGTGCAACGCCTCGCGACCCTGCAAAACGGCGAGGTCTTCCACGAAGCCCCCACCACCTTCGGCTTCCGCCTCCCCCGCGCCTAAACCAAAAGCGCGAAACGCCCCGCCGGGCGGTTTCGCCCCACGGTTCGTTTCGCGCTTTCGGCGATAATTGCCCGTTCGCGTCAGACCTTCTGGTAGGTCGGCGAATCACGCAGGTCGCGCACGATGTCGTGGCTCTTCTGCACCTCGACATACTGACGCTGCACCAGGTCGGCCGCGATGGGATCGATGAAGGTTTCGACCGCGTCGCGATACGCCGCCAACGCGTGGTCTTCACCGCGCTCGCACTCCGCGAGAATCGTGTGGTTGTCCTTGGTGGTAATCGCCTCACGCAGCTTCATCCAGCCACGGTGAGCCTTGGCCGCCATGGAGCCGGAGTCTTCGGCTTCCTCGCCGAGCTGGTGCACGCAGGTGCGCAGAGCCTGGGCAAAACCCTGACGCTGCTCGCTCAAGCGGCGGAAGATTTCCTGCAGCTCCGGACGGTCGACGGCCGAGGCCGCTTCGCCGAAGCCGTCGGCGCCATCGCAGCAGATTTCGATGAGGTTGTTGAGGGTGGAGACGGTTTCTTCACTGATGGTTTTCATATGGATCGTTGGGTTGAGGGGTTCGCGTTTCGTGAGAACAGGCGGCGCGATCGGGACTCGATCACTGGGTCCGCCCAAAGTGGAAAAATGGGGTTCGGCGCAGCAGGCTTCAGCTGGCGCGACACATGCGCTCGTAACGCCACGTGCGCAGCTGCTCGTGGGAGACTTGAACCTCGATCGCCTGCGCCCGCACCACCTGCACCACGTCCGGTTCGACGAGCGTGGCCAAGCCGTCGCGATAGGCCGATAGTGCGAGCTCCTCGCCCCGCTCGCAGTCCTCCAGGATCGTGATGGCGTTGCGGGTCGAGATCGCATCGCGCAGCGACATCCACACCCGATGCACCGCGCCGCCCAAGGAGCCGCTGCCAAAAGGCTCACCGTTTTGTCGCAGCACACACTGGCGCAGTTCGCCCACAAAACGGGTCCGCTGGCCGCTCAGATCATACAACATGCGCTCGAGCTTGGAGTCACCGACCGCTTCCGCTGCCGCATGAAATCCTTGGGCGCCATCGCGGCAGACCTGGATCAGCTCATTGAGGGTATCGATCGTGGTGAGGGTGGTTGTAGTCATTTTTTGGATATGGGTTAAACATCACGTCAGGGGTTACGCCGACGCAGCTACCCACCCTGTCGCGATCCCCGTGCCAGGAATTCCACCAAACATTTTTCCTGCTCATCATGAGAACCTTACCAATTTTTCCGGGGAAATGGCGGCGCCCTCTCCCCGTCATTTTGCGCGACGAATTCTGGGCAAAATCGACAATGTGCAATCCGCGCCATTTCACGACGCATGCGCCTCTGAATCGCCGTTCCACAAAAATTTTTTCGCGCCACCGGTGTCCGGATCTCAGCCCCACGGCAGCAATACCCCAAGCTCCGTCCGGCAAAGGAGTTACTTTGCTTCCTGCGCAGTTTCCCTGACGCGTGCGCCCTCATTTTTCGGGCAGATTGCAAAGCCGGCCCGCGCAGATGATCGCATTCTGCAAGCCGCGACTCAATCCGGTGCCAGCCGCAGCAGAACCAGATTCAATCCGTCGCGGTCGAACGGGTCGTCATGAATACCACTCGCACCCTCCTTCCCGTGCTGGCCGCGGCCGGCCTCCTGCTCTCCACCGGTTGCGCGTCCTTTGAGTCACGCACCGAGGAAAAGGCTTACGTCTTCAACTCCCTTCCCGTCGAAACCAAACAGCGACTGGAAGAAGGTGAGATCCATATCGGAGACACCCCCGACATGGTCTACATCGATCTGGGCGAGCCGTCTGACAAACGCTCGACCGTCACCGCCGACGGCCAGACGTCCACCTGGATTTATGCGTCCTACTCCCGTGAATACGAGGGCGAGAACTTCGTCGGTTATCGCCGCGTGGTGACCCGCGATAGCCTCATCGGCGGTTACCGCGTGGCCTACGTGCCGGTCTCCGAATCGATCTATTCCGAGAACGTCGACGAACGATTCCGGGTCACCTTCCGCGACGGCAGCGTCACCGCCATCGAGACCAACGCCTGAGGCCCGCTCTTCGTATTCTTTATTAAACTACAACCCACCCACATCATGAACCTGTCCACCAAACTGCTCCGCGGCCTTGGCGCCGCGCTCCTCGTCGGCCTCCTCAGTCTGGAAGTGCGCGCCGCCGATATCGAAGATGAACGCAACGAGATCCGCGCCATGCGCGACGAGGTCCTCGCCGACCTCTACGAACTCGCCCCGCAAGCCGAAGGCCGCATCAAGAAGGCCGAAGGTTACGCCGTGTTCTCCAACGTCGGCATCAACGTCATCTTTGCCTCCTTCGCCGGTGGTCACGGCCTCGTGGTCGATGACAGCGGCGAGGAAACCTACATGAAGATGGGCTCCGCCGGTCTCGGCCTGGGCCTCGGCGTGAAGGATTTCCGCGGCGTGTTCGTCTTCTACGACGAGAAGGCACTCAACGACTTCATCGAATACGGCTGGGACTTCACTGCCCAAGCCGACGCCGCCGCCAAGTCGGAAGACAAGGGCGGCCAATTCGGCCTCGCCGGCAACCCCAAGGGCGCCGTGGAGGTGTTCCAGTTCACCAAGAACGGCCTCGCCCTCCAAGCCACCCTCCAAGGCACCAAATACTGGCGGGACGCCGCCCTGAACTGAGCCGCCGCGCCTAACCCTTTCCCCCCTTAGTCCCAGCCCCGTCGCGACCAAAGCGACGGGGCTTTTTTAGGCCCGGTTGGGCCTAATTGCATTTCGCACGACCACGATCCCCGCCCCCATGCAAACTGCACTTTTCGGCCCCCCCTCGAGATTCGAGCAGTTTTTTATTACCCTATATTTCAGTTACTTACAAAACACCATACGAAGCGGCACGGCCCCTGATGATAGAGACATAACTTCCATCCCTTTCTAACATCATGAACATCGCCACTTCCCCCTTCTCCCTCACCAACGCCAACGACGATCGCAGCCTGGTGGCTCGCTTCCAAGGCGGCGACGAATCCGCTTTCGCCCAGATCGTCCGGACTCACCGTGACCGCATCTACGGTTACGTGCGCAACATGCTCCGCGACGAGACCGATGCCGAAGAGGTCACGCAGGACACCTTCGTCCGCGCCTACCGCGCCCTCGGTCGTTTCCGCGGCGATGCCTCCCTCACCACCTGGCTGCACCGCATCGCCACCAACCTCGCCCGCAACCGCTACTGGTATTTCTTCCGCCGCCGTCGTCAGGACACCATCTCCCTCGATTGGACGGCCCCGGATTCCGACCAGAGCCCGATCGGCGAAAGTTTCGTCTGCGACGAGCCCGACCCCTGCCAACAGTCCACCAAGGAGGAATTCCTCGGCGCCGTCCGCGAGAGTCTCGCCGAGATCGATCCCATCCTCCGCGAGCCGCTCGAGATGCGCGCCGGCAAGGGCATGAGCTACGCCGAAATCGCCAAGCTCACCGGCGTGCCCACCGGCACCGTGAAGAGCCGCATCTCCCGCGCTCGCCGCGACCTCCGCACCCACCTCGCCGAGCGCATGCCCGATGTCGAGGACACCGACTCCTTCCGCGAGGTCTTCGTCGCCGATCGTCGCTGATTCGCCGGCCCCTCCGCCTCCCCTCCCTCCCCTCTTCCCACACCATGAACATCGGACTCTTCACCAACACCTTTTTGCCGCATGTCGGAGGCGTCGCTCGCTCGACGCAGACCTTGCTCGAGGATCTGCGCCGTCTCCGTCACCGCGTGCTGGTGGTGGCACCGGAGTTCGCCGAGGGCACTGCCCCGCGTCGCATCGAGCGTTCCGTCGAGCGCGTGCCGGCCGTCAGTAATTTCAACGGCAGTGATTTCTCCGTGCGCCTGCCCCTCGGAGCCGCGCTCAACAAACGCCTCAACCACTTCGAGCTGGATCTCATCCACGCGCACCACCCTTTCCTGCTCGGCGATACTGCCCTGCGCGTGGCCGCCGAACGGGGCGTGCCCGTCGTCTTCACTCACCACACGCTCTACGAGCAATACACCCACTACGTGCCCTTCGACTCACCCGCGCTGCGCGACTACGTGATCGAACTCTCCACCCGCTTCGCCAACTGCTGTGAAGGCGTGATCGCGCCCAGCGAAAGCGTCGCCGACCTCATTCGCTCCCGCGGTGTCACGACGCCCATTCGCGTCATCCCCACCGGCATCGACACCGCCAAACTTTCCTCCGGCCGCCGCGACCGCTGGCGCAAGAAACTCAAACTGCAGGACGACGATATCCTCTTCGGCCACGTCGGTCGCCTCGCCCCCGAAAAGAATCTCGAATTTATGGCCGAGGGCCTCGCCCGTTGCCTCAGCCGCAACGACAACGCCTACGCCATCATCGTCGGCGACGGCCCGTCCCGTCCTGACATGGAACGCATCTTCGGCGAACGCCGTGTGCTGCATCGCGTCCACTTCGCCGGCCAGCAAACCGGCCGCGCCCTCCACGACGCCTACGCCGCCATGGATGCGTTTGCCTTCGCCTCTCACAGCGAAACTCAGGGCATGGTCGTCGCCGAAGCCATGGCCGCCGCCAACCCCGTGATCGCGCTCGACGCCTCCGGCGTGCGTGAAGTCGTCACCAACAACCGCAACGGTCGCCTGCTCAAAGCCGATGCCTCCACCGAGGCCTACGCCCGCGCCCTCACCCAGCTCGTGCGCAACCACGAGGCCCGCCAGCGCTGGACCGCCGAAGCCACCGTCACCGCCGCCCGCTTCGACCGCCAGCATACCGCCGCCGAAGTCGTCGACTACTATCAACAGCTGATCGAGCAACGCCGCGGTTCGCCCTCCTCCGAGCACCCCGACATCTGGGACCGCCTCCTCGACCGTATCGCCGTCGAGACGCGGCTCCTCGGCGACAAGTTGGGCGCCGCCATCAACACCGTCACCTCTCGCCTGAGCCACCATCCGTCCGAGCCGATGGCCGAGGCCTCCTGATCCGAATCCATCGGTTCGTCCCGCCTGCCACCATGCTCGCCCGCCTCAACACCTACCTCCGCTACCTCCGCCGCAAGTTCAGTCGCGCCGACTGGTTTGCACGTCGCACCGGTCTCAAGTCCACCACCGGCAGCGATCAACCCGGTCTGTTGCTCATCCAGATCGACGGTCTCTCCCGCCACGAACTCGAACGCGGCCTCGCCCAGAAAAAACTCCCCGGCCTGGCCCGTTTGCTCAAACGCCGTGGCTACAAGCTGCACGACTTTTATCCAGGCCTCCCCTCCAGCACGCCCGCCGTGCAGGGTGAGTTGCACTACGGCCAACCCGCCGCCGTGCCGACCTTCAGCTTCCTCGACGACCGCGTCGATGCCATCGAGAAGATGATGCAACCCGGCCCGGCCAAACGCATCGAGGCCGACCTCGCCGCCCAGGCCGAGGGTCTGCTCAAAGGCGGCAGCTCTTGGTCCAACATCTACACCGGCGGCGCGAGCCAGGAAGAGAGCCACTTTTGTGGCGCCAGCATCGGACTCGGCGACCTCTGGCGCACCGGCAAGCTGCGCAACATTCTCCTCTTCGCCTTTCTTCACTTTGGCTCCTTTCTGCGCCTCGTCGCCCTGTTGCCGGTGGAGATCGTGCTCGCCGTCGTGGACGCGATCCGCGGCGTCATCGCCGGCCGCCAACCGCTCGCCCGCGAGCTCGTTTTTGTCTTCGCCCGCGTCCTCGTCTGCGTCGGCCTGCGCGAACTCATCACCCTCGGTGCCAAGGTCGATATCGCCCGCGGCCTGCCCATCATCCACGTCAATTTCCTCGGCTACGATGAGCAGTCCCATCGTCGCGGACCGTCCTCCGCTTTCGCGCACTGGACCCTCAAGGGCATCGACCGCGCCATCACCCAACTGCACCGCGCCGCCCGCCGCGCCGATCAACGCGACTACGAAGTCTGGATCTTTTCCGATCACGGCCAGACCCGCGCCACCCCCTTCCGCAAAAAGGTCGACGGCGGTCTCGATGCCCTCGTGCGCAAACACCTTCGCCGTCACGGCATCGAGCCCGACGCGGACGCCAACGCCTCCGTTCCCCGCGCCGACGCCAATCAGGGCCACACCAGTGCCGCCTTCCTCTTCCGCGGCCCTCGGGCCGAACGCCGCCTCGCTCGCGACACCGAACGATCCCGACTCTCGGTCTTCGAAAAGAAGGTCTTCGCCTTGGCCGCCATGGGACCGGTCGGCCACCTATACCTCGCGCAAACCCTGCCACCCGACCACCTGCGCCGCTTCGCCGCCGATCTCGTCGCCGATGGGCTGCCCGGCATTCTCGTGCCCCATGACGACGGCGAATCCGTCACCTGGCTCACGGCCCGGGGGGAATATCAGCTTCCGCGCGACGCCGATGTGCTGCCGCACGCCAAAGCCCTGCGTCCGGTCGTCGCCCGCGACCTTGCCGCGCTCGCCCACCATCGTTTCGGCGGCCAACTCGTCGCGCTCGGTTGGACACCCCACGGCGAGTCCTACACCTTTGCCGACGAAAACGGCTCCCATGCCGGCGCGTCGCTCGATGAAACCGGCGCCTTCCTCCTGCTGCCGCACCACGTGCGGCCGACGGTCAAAGATCGTCCCATGCGTCCGCGCGAATTGCGCGCCATGGCCCTCACGCACCTCGGTCGCCTCTCCCCCGACGACGGCGGATCCCGCCCACCGTTCGCGCGCCGGACGCACGACGCGGCCGAGCCTGCCGCGCCTGCCGAGCCAGTCGAGGAGAAACCCGCCCTGCGTATCGCCACCCTGAATACGCACTCCTGCATCGGCATGGACGGACGCTGTTCGCCCAACCGCATCGCCCGGCTGATCGAAACCCTCGATGCCGATGTGATTGCGCTGCAGGAACTCGACGTCGGCCAATCCCGCTCTCGCGGCGAGGACCAGTTGCGCGAACTGTCCATTCGCACCGGCCTGCAATCGGCCTGGTGTCGCTGCCTCGATCTGGGGGACGGCGCCGCCTATGGCCACGGGTTGCTGAGCCGCTATCCGATCCTTTCCGCCCACACCATTCGTCTGCCTCATCGAGGCAGCCTCGAGCAGCGGGCTGCGCTGCACTCCATCATCGATTTCCACGGCTCCCCGGTGCACGTGCTCAGCACCCATTTCGGCCTCACTCGCTGGGAACGCATCACCCAGGCGCATGCGCTGCTCGGCGACGAGGGACTCGGTCAGGTGCCCGCCACCGAACCCGTGGTGCTTTGTGGCGACCTCAATACCGCCGGCGGCTCCCCCTCCTACCGCGCCTTGGCTCGACGTCTACGCAACGTGCAGGCTCATTGCCCGCGCCACGTCGGTCGGCCGACCTTCCCGTCCGTGCTGCCGGTGCGCCAACTGGACCACATCTTTGTCTCACGCCATTTCGCCATCGCCAGCGTCTCCATCCCCCGCAACGAGCTCGCCGCCACCGCCACCGATCACCTGCCGCTCGTGGCCGAGCTGAAACTCAAAACGCCGCCACCTTCGTCGCCGGATTCGCCAACCGTCGCGGCATTCGCGACCGCCGCCGTTTGAAACCGTCCCTCCGTGCTCCTCTCGCCCCGCGGGTAATGCAAACGTCGGCCATCTAGCCAACTTCCCCCCATTTGGTTGGACCCGATCGTGTCTCGCTCTTTCCGTCTACCGCGCATGACAGCGTTACAGAAGCTCACCACCAATCTCGCGACATGGCACCGGGGCTTTCTCTACGCCGCCAGCGGGCTGCTCATCGTCGCCCTCACCGTCGGCCTCTACACCGGCTATTCCACCAAAATCCGCATGGCGGCGGTCGCGCATACCCACGACGTCATTTCGCACATCCATGAAACCGTCGCGTTGCTGCGCAACGCTGAGAGTGAACAACGCGGTTTCCTCATCACGGGCAGCACGGGCTACGAAGATGCGGCCGAAGAATACGCCAGCGAACTGACCGAAACGCTCGACGAATTGGAGGCGCTCATCGTCGACAATGAAAGCCAGCGCGAACGCGCCGCCGAACTGCGCGAAAACATCTACGCCCGCCTGACCGAGCTGCGTAATACCGCCATGGTAAACCGCAACGCCACCTTGGCACGGCTGCGCCAGGAAATCGGCGACGAATCCGAACTGCGCCTCATGGCCGAAGTCCGCCGCTTGCACGGGGAAATGATTGCCGAGGAAGAAACCCTGCTCGAACAGCGCGAGGCCGCCATGGACAGTGAAGTCCGCTTTGCCGCCTGGACCATCGCCATCTCCGGCGGTCTCGCCCTCCTGCTTGGGCTCCAGGCTTTCTTCATCATGGGCCGCGCTCTCACCTCCCTCAACCGCGAGGCCCACCTGCTGCGCGCCAAGGAAAAGGCCGAGAACGCCGACCGCGAAAAGAGCGAGTTCCTCGCCAACATGAGCCACGAGATCCGCACCCCGATGAACTCCGTGCTCGGCTTCGCCGAACTGCTCTCCGGCATCGCCTCCACCCCCAAGCAGCGCCAATACATTGACGCCATCAATTCCAGCGGGCGCGCCATGCTGTCGCTCATCAACGACATCCTCGACCTGTCCAAAATCGAGGCCGGCAAACTCGAGCTGCACTACCAGCCTGTATCCATTATCCGATTACTGCGCGAAATTCGCGAGGTCTTCGCCCCCCAGGCCGAGGCCCGCGGCCTGGAGCTCAAAATCGAAGCCGATCCCTCGCTCCCGCCCGCCCTCATTTTTGACCAGACGCGCCTGCGCCAGATCCTGTTCAACGTGGTGGGCAACGCCCTCAAGTTCACCCCCCAGGGTTCCATAACCCTCTCTGCCGGCACCCGCCTGAGCGGCACCGACGAGACCCGTGTCACCCTGCTCATCACCGTGACCGATACCGGCATCGGCATCGCCCCGGAACATCAGACCCGCGTTTTTGAACCCTTCCGCCAGGTGGAGGACGGCCCCGCCAAAGGCCACGGCGGCACCGGCCTGGGCCTCAGCATCACCAAACGCCTCACCGACCTGCTCAACGGCCAGGTGGAACTGGAAAGTGTGCCCGGCGAAGGCACCACTTTCCGCTTCGGCTTCCCCCACGTGGAAATCTCCTCCGCCACCGTCGACCCCAACCCGACGGAAGACGCGCAGACTAATTTTAACCACCTGCGCCCCAGCGTCATTCTGGTGGCCGACGATGTGCCGCTCAACCTCGAGCTGATCGAGGGCATCTTCGAAGACACCCACCACCGTCTGGTCTTTGCCCGCAACGGCCACGAAGTCCTCGCCCAGGCGCAAAAGCACCATCCCGACCTCATCCTCCTCGACATTCGTATGCCCGATATGGATGGCCGCGAAGCTTTCGAAAAACTCCGCGGCATGCCCGATTTCGCCGCCGTCCCGATCGTCAGCGTCACGGCTTCCTCCATGATGGCCGAGGAGCTCAAACTGCGGGAACAGTTCAACGGTTACATCCGCAAACCCTTCTCCCGCGCCACCCTGTTTCGCGAGGTTGCCCGTTTGCTGCCGCGCCACGAGCAGTCCGCCATCGACGAAGCGGCCGACGACGATGCCAGCGATGCCCCGCCCGCCCCGCCGCCGGAGATCGGCCCGGAATGGCCGGCTTTGCTCACCGAACTGCGCCGTCTTGAAGCCGAGGAATGGCCGGCGCTGAGCCAGACAGCGACCACTCGCGAGACCGCCGCCTTTGCGCAGGACCTGATCGAGCGTGGCGAAGCCGCCAAGTGTGCGACCGTGGTCGACTACGGCAAAAAACTCTCCGAACAGGTTGAACGCTTCCAGATCTCTGCGGTCGAAAACACCCTGCGTAGTTTTCCACAGCTCGTCAGTGGCGTCGCCAGTTTGATGGGCGAGTCCCACTGAGTTTCCGCTCCTCTCCTTTCCCCGCATATCCATTCGTATTCAGAATACCATGACTCGTGCTCCCTTCCTCAACGCCAGTGGCCGTGATGGCATCGTGTTGGTGGTCGACGACGTCGAACGCAACCTGCAGATCGTCGGCGAACTGCTCACCCAACAACGCTACGAGGTCATGTTCGCCACCTCCGGCGAAGCCGCCCTCGAACGCGTGCAGGCCCGCAAACCCGATCTCATCCTGCTGGATGTGATGATGCCCGGCATCGACGGCATCGAGGTGTGCCGGCGCCTGCAGGCCGACCCGGCCACCCAGGATATCCCCATCATTTTTGTCACCGCCGCCCACGACTCCGAGCTGGCCGTGAAGGGTCTCAACGAAGGTGGCGTCGACTACGTCACCAAACCCTTTCACGCCCCCGAGCTGCTCGCGCGCGTCGCCACCCACGTCGACCTCAAACAGGCCCGCGACCTCCGTCGCCAAATCATCGCGGAAAAGAACGACCTCATGGCCGCGGTCGCGCACGACTTGAAGAACCCCCTGTCCTCCGTGCGCATTGCTGGCCGCACCCTGCTGAAGGGTCTCGAGGGCGATCCGCGCAAGGAGTTGGCCGACATCATCGTGGAGTCCTGTGAGGAGTTACTCTCCCTCATCGAGGAGCGCCTCTCCCGCAACGCCCGCGAAGCGGCGATCTCGAAACTGAACCTCAGCCCTCTCGACCTGCGCGACACGATCAACACGGTGGTGAAGCAGAACCGCCCGAGTGCCCACGCCAAGGACATCGACCTCGACATGAACTGGCCCGGCGAAACGGAGGTCCGCGTCATGGCCGACTTCCATGCCCTGGCTCAGGTCCTCGACAACCTCGTTTCCAACGCGATCAAGTTTTCCCCCCCGGGTAAAAAGGTGCGCGTGGAACTCGGCGGCGCCACGCACCCCGGCATGGTGCGCGTCAAAGTGATCGACCAGGGCCCCGGCTGTTCGCAGGAGGACCGGGAGAATCTCTTCAAACCTTACCAGCGCCTCAGCGCCGTGCCCACGGCCGGCGAATCCAGCACCGGTCTCGGCCTCAGCATCGCCAAGGACATGGTCACCAAAATGGCCGGCCGCATCGACTGTGAAGACACCCCCAACGGCGGCGCCACCTTCTGGTTCGACCTCCCCCAAGCCTAAGGGGTCAATCTTATATTCTTGAATCGCGTCCCCTCGCACGCGATCCCGCCTCGTCGGCTCAGTCCTTCACCTTGGCATCGAGGCGTTGGTAGGTCGCCAGCGCCTCTTCGCGATCGCCCCGCAGCGCCTCCACCACGTAGCGACTTACGCCACTCTCGTGGCCCATGCCCAGCCGTCGCGCCAGCCATCCGTTGGGCGCCATCTTGCGTTGCTTGAGCAGGGCCGCGATGCCAACTTTCCAATCGGCGGCCTTGGGTGTGGTCGCGATCTGCGTCTCCTTCTTTCGCAACACGCGCATGCACTTCACCAGCGTGGCTTCCCACACCTCGGCCCGCGCTTCCTTGGCCTCCTGATAGCTGAGCTCGGCGATCGCTCGCCGGGACTCCGCCTGCCCCGCCACCTGCTGCCGAAACTCCGCCCCGCCGATTACCCAGCCTTTGCTCAT
This portion of the Actomonas aquatica genome encodes:
- a CDS encoding sensor histidine kinase, giving the protein MSAPARLADFTFLLVGPPDATTPIAEQLTRWGAATARIHCANTAADLAGVPVDPDAFVLTSEPAACLALNDPPLTIGGWELDPESIELPAPHFHLSAALPAAAVLEILRLARLNAEQRGQMQSIARRLTHDFMTPLGAVITTAATLQDESVPLQPEDRELVDAIAVSGEELKQLLVRIGFLLKAGLQPLDLTSVDTTDAIWELRDLIQSRLVRGQAHAHWPIDEKLPAVRGAQPWIVRMLEELVANAVQHNPTGVELTLRVQADDDHVRFSVSDNGTGNRIDRERLFVPLHHRSFVNARGWGLTIVQRLATLQNGEVFHEAPTTFGFRLPRA
- a CDS encoding PA2169 family four-helix-bundle protein, producing the protein MKTISEETVSTLNNLIEICCDGADGFGEAASAVDRPELQEIFRRLSEQRQGFAQALRTCVHQLGEEAEDSGSMAAKAHRGWMKLREAITTKDNHTILAECERGEDHALAAYRDAVETFIDPIAADLVQRQYVEVQKSHDIVRDLRDSPTYQKV
- a CDS encoding ferritin-like domain-containing protein; translation: MTTTTLTTIDTLNELIQVCRDGAQGFHAAAEAVGDSKLERMLYDLSGQRTRFVGELRQCVLRQNGEPFGSGSLGGAVHRVWMSLRDAISTRNAITILEDCERGEELALSAYRDGLATLVEPDVVQVVRAQAIEVQVSHEQLRTWRYERMCRAS
- a CDS encoding RNA polymerase sigma factor; the protein is MNIATSPFSLTNANDDRSLVARFQGGDESAFAQIVRTHRDRIYGYVRNMLRDETDAEEVTQDTFVRAYRALGRFRGDASLTTWLHRIATNLARNRYWYFFRRRRQDTISLDWTAPDSDQSPIGESFVCDEPDPCQQSTKEEFLGAVRESLAEIDPILREPLEMRAGKGMSYAEIAKLTGVPTGTVKSRISRARRDLRTHLAERMPDVEDTDSFREVFVADRR
- a CDS encoding glycosyltransferase, whose translation is MNIGLFTNTFLPHVGGVARSTQTLLEDLRRLRHRVLVVAPEFAEGTAPRRIERSVERVPAVSNFNGSDFSVRLPLGAALNKRLNHFELDLIHAHHPFLLGDTALRVAAERGVPVVFTHHTLYEQYTHYVPFDSPALRDYVIELSTRFANCCEGVIAPSESVADLIRSRGVTTPIRVIPTGIDTAKLSSGRRDRWRKKLKLQDDDILFGHVGRLAPEKNLEFMAEGLARCLSRNDNAYAIIVGDGPSRPDMERIFGERRVLHRVHFAGQQTGRALHDAYAAMDAFAFASHSETQGMVVAEAMAAANPVIALDASGVREVVTNNRNGRLLKADASTEAYARALTQLVRNHEARQRWTAEATVTAARFDRQHTAAEVVDYYQQLIEQRRGSPSSEHPDIWDRLLDRIAVETRLLGDKLGAAINTVTSRLSHHPSEPMAEAS
- a CDS encoding endonuclease/exonuclease/phosphatase family protein; this encodes MLARLNTYLRYLRRKFSRADWFARRTGLKSTTGSDQPGLLLIQIDGLSRHELERGLAQKKLPGLARLLKRRGYKLHDFYPGLPSSTPAVQGELHYGQPAAVPTFSFLDDRVDAIEKMMQPGPAKRIEADLAAQAEGLLKGGSSWSNIYTGGASQEESHFCGASIGLGDLWRTGKLRNILLFAFLHFGSFLRLVALLPVEIVLAVVDAIRGVIAGRQPLARELVFVFARVLVCVGLRELITLGAKVDIARGLPIIHVNFLGYDEQSHRRGPSSAFAHWTLKGIDRAITQLHRAARRADQRDYEVWIFSDHGQTRATPFRKKVDGGLDALVRKHLRRHGIEPDADANASVPRADANQGHTSAAFLFRGPRAERRLARDTERSRLSVFEKKVFALAAMGPVGHLYLAQTLPPDHLRRFAADLVADGLPGILVPHDDGESVTWLTARGEYQLPRDADVLPHAKALRPVVARDLAALAHHRFGGQLVALGWTPHGESYTFADENGSHAGASLDETGAFLLLPHHVRPTVKDRPMRPRELRAMALTHLGRLSPDDGGSRPPFARRTHDAAEPAAPAEPVEEKPALRIATLNTHSCIGMDGRCSPNRIARLIETLDADVIALQELDVGQSRSRGEDQLRELSIRTGLQSAWCRCLDLGDGAAYGHGLLSRYPILSAHTIRLPHRGSLEQRAALHSIIDFHGSPVHVLSTHFGLTRWERITQAHALLGDEGLGQVPATEPVVLCGDLNTAGGSPSYRALARRLRNVQAHCPRHVGRPTFPSVLPVRQLDHIFVSRHFAIASVSIPRNELAATATDHLPLVAELKLKTPPPSSPDSPTVAAFATAAV